A stretch of the Thiocystis violascens DSM 198 genome encodes the following:
- the pmbA gene encoding metalloprotease PmbA, translating into MPITPTEDTAERMARLQTIIEDLLKEAKREGASAAEASVGSSAGLEVAVRLGEVETVEHTRDNGLGITVYFGHRKGSSSTSDLSPGAVRDAVKAACAIATHTQEDRCAHLAEPELMATDFPELDLYHPWSIEVEEAIALAVACEDAARDYDPRIVNSEGASLSTQFGIHVAGNTQGFMGGYPTTRHSLDCAVIGQEGDLMQRDSWWTTARSALDLEPARQVGERAAERTVARLGARRLGTQESPVLFRADVATGLLRSLMSAISGGSIYRRSSFLLDHLGERIFPEFVRIHEEPHLPRGLASAPFDGDCVATRAKDLVSGGVLQTYLLSVYSGCRLGLPTTGNAGGVRNLRIEMGDKDRAAMLRELGTGLMVTELMGHGVNAVTGDYSRGASGFWVENGEIQYPVEEITIAGNLKKMFAGLVAVGNDCDFPGSTRTGSWLIDRMTIAGE; encoded by the coding sequence ATGCCCATTACCCCAACCGAAGACACCGCCGAGCGCATGGCGCGCCTGCAAACCATCATCGAAGATCTGCTGAAGGAGGCCAAACGCGAGGGCGCGAGCGCCGCCGAGGCATCGGTCGGCAGCAGCGCGGGCCTGGAGGTCGCGGTGCGGCTCGGCGAGGTCGAGACGGTGGAGCATACCCGGGATAACGGGTTGGGCATCACTGTCTATTTCGGCCATCGCAAGGGCTCGTCCAGTACCTCGGATCTCAGCCCCGGCGCGGTGCGCGATGCCGTCAAGGCCGCCTGCGCCATCGCCACGCACACCCAGGAAGATCGCTGCGCCCATCTCGCCGAACCCGAGCTGATGGCGACCGATTTCCCTGAACTGGATCTCTATCATCCCTGGTCGATCGAGGTCGAGGAGGCCATCGCGCTGGCGGTGGCCTGCGAGGACGCCGCCCGCGATTACGATCCGCGGATCGTCAATTCGGAGGGCGCCAGTCTCTCGACCCAGTTCGGCATCCATGTCGCCGGCAACACGCAGGGTTTCATGGGCGGCTATCCGACCACCCGTCACAGTCTCGACTGTGCCGTGATCGGTCAGGAAGGCGACCTGATGCAGCGCGATTCCTGGTGGACCACCGCGCGCTCGGCGCTGGATCTTGAGCCGGCGCGCCAAGTGGGCGAACGGGCCGCCGAACGGACCGTCGCGCGACTCGGCGCCCGGCGTCTCGGCACCCAGGAGTCGCCGGTGTTGTTTCGCGCCGATGTCGCGACCGGACTGCTGCGCAGCCTGATGTCGGCGATCAGCGGGGGCAGTATCTACCGCCGTTCCAGTTTCCTGCTCGATCATCTGGGCGAGCGTATCTTCCCCGAGTTCGTCCGCATTCATGAAGAACCCCACCTGCCGCGCGGACTCGCCAGCGCGCCCTTCGACGGCGATTGCGTGGCGACCCGCGCCAAGGATCTGGTCAGCGGCGGCGTGCTGCAAACCTATCTGTTGAGCGTCTATTCCGGCTGCCGGCTCGGTTTGCCGACCACCGGCAATGCTGGCGGGGTGCGCAATCTGCGTATCGAGATGGGCGACAAGGACCGCGCGGCCATGCTGCGCGAGCTGGGAACCGGACTCATGGTCACCGAGTTGATGGGCCATGGCGTCAACGCGGTGACTGGCGACTACTCGCGCGGCGCGTCCGGGTTCTGGGTCGAGAACGGCGAGATCCAGTATCCGGTGGAAGAGATCACCATCGCCGGCAATCTCAAGAAGATGTTCGCCGGACTGGTCGCGGTCGGCAACGATTGCGATTTTCCCGGCAGTACGCGCACTGGCTCCTGGCTGATCGATCGCATGACCATCGCCGGGGAGTAA
- a CDS encoding SAM-dependent methyltransferase encodes MSAEEILESPAPGGLSLAARLFGGFCGRIAFGQLMVRFPDGTATLYRGRFEGGAGVLDLKRPWMLVLRLLTRGELGFGESYVEGHWDTPDLPALLEVLLNNEEHMQSGWRGMRWSRALDRLVHRKRHNHRRNSRRNIARHYDLGNDFYRRWLDASMTYSSALFEDAGSESLEAAQQRKYERLLAALGAKSGDRILEIGCGWGGFAEVAARRGMQVTGVTLSREQLDYGRQRMAAAGLTDWVELRLQDYRDIHGQFDHAVSIEMMEAVGEAYWPTYYQTLRRLVRPGGRIALQVITISDDIFPIYRSTPDFVQIYIFPGGMLPSPQHMVQLAADAGLITQETCWYGDDYAETLRRWRARFHEVSGDIDALGYDARFRRLWDYYLAYCETGFKTGAIDLLQTVLEVPTEDRASVNA; translated from the coding sequence ATGTCCGCGGAAGAAATTCTGGAAAGTCCCGCGCCAGGCGGATTGAGTCTGGCCGCCCGGCTGTTTGGCGGCTTCTGTGGTCGCATCGCCTTCGGTCAACTGATGGTGCGTTTTCCGGACGGCACCGCCACGCTCTATCGCGGACGCTTCGAGGGCGGCGCGGGCGTGCTGGATCTCAAACGCCCCTGGATGCTGGTTTTGCGCCTCTTGACGCGCGGCGAGTTGGGGTTTGGCGAATCCTATGTGGAGGGCCACTGGGACACGCCGGATCTGCCCGCGCTGCTCGAAGTCCTCTTGAATAACGAGGAGCACATGCAGTCCGGTTGGCGCGGCATGCGGTGGTCGCGCGCCCTGGATCGTCTGGTCCATCGCAAGCGCCACAATCATCGACGCAATAGCCGGCGCAACATCGCCCGCCATTACGACCTGGGGAACGACTTCTATCGGCGCTGGCTCGACGCAAGCATGACCTATTCCTCCGCCCTGTTCGAGGATGCCGGGAGCGAGTCGCTCGAAGCGGCCCAGCAGCGCAAGTACGAGCGTCTGCTCGCGGCGCTGGGGGCCAAATCCGGTGACCGCATCCTGGAGATTGGCTGTGGCTGGGGCGGCTTTGCCGAGGTCGCCGCCCGACGCGGCATGCAGGTGACGGGCGTGACACTCTCGCGCGAGCAACTCGACTACGGGCGCCAGCGCATGGCGGCGGCGGGTCTGACGGATTGGGTCGAACTGCGCCTACAGGATTATCGCGATATCCATGGCCAATTCGATCATGCCGTCTCCATCGAAATGATGGAGGCGGTCGGCGAAGCCTACTGGCCGACCTACTATCAGACCTTGCGGCGACTGGTGCGACCGGGCGGGCGGATCGCGCTCCAGGTCATCACCATCAGCGACGATATCTTTCCGATCTATCGAAGCACGCCGGATTTCGTCCAGATTTATATCTTTCCGGGCGGCATGCTGCCGTCGCCGCAACACATGGTCCAACTCGCCGCGGACGCTGGATTGATCACCCAGGAAACCTGTTGGTATGGCGACGACTACGCCGAGACCCTGCGTCGCTGGCGCGCGCGTTTCCACGAGGTCTCCGGGGACATCGACGCGCTGGGCTATGACGCCCGCTTCCGGCGTCTGTGGGATTACTACCTCGCCTATTGCGAGACTGGCTTTAAAACCGGGGCCATCGATTTGCTCCAGACGGTTCTGGAGGTTCCCACGGAGGATCGGGCCAGCGTCAACGCCTGA
- a CDS encoding GNAT family N-acetyltransferase, whose translation MRDQPDHALQARLDQALQALPPATIRLQPVAAENADDCRLWRACELCIYLDYRSETPPDPRDLSDADILDWSRRGLAADESLGDPADMPWYRPYWLQASGRRIGILALALQASDWDRTALGIASLYLLPGERRQGHATRLFANLDRIARDLGLLGLQLDVDWVWQPAVRCYLRNGFSVRHWKRDLRLERRCAEPGYEVRFAADRAEYRREGDAAPIILARHGGDWLEWQTHPQPDVDLLHPSATLALWLAVAGWPLIRGPETWAERSRWCDVGMPEGLAQRITVLEAYTRHCGFPVRAPRIPGLVYPNWDSFQVQDPTPAARSQT comes from the coding sequence ATGCGCGACCAACCCGATCACGCGCTTCAGGCCCGCCTCGACCAGGCATTGCAGGCCCTCCCGCCCGCGACGATCCGCCTGCAACCCGTCGCGGCGGAGAACGCCGACGACTGCCGTCTGTGGCGGGCTTGTGAACTCTGCATCTACCTGGACTATCGCAGCGAGACCCCGCCCGACCCGCGCGACCTGTCCGACGCCGACATCCTCGACTGGAGTCGTCGCGGACTCGCCGCCGACGAGTCGCTGGGCGATCCCGCCGATATGCCATGGTATCGCCCCTATTGGCTCCAGGCGAGCGGGCGCCGCATCGGCATCCTGGCGCTTGCGCTCCAGGCGTCGGATTGGGATCGGACGGCGCTGGGGATCGCCAGCCTTTACCTCCTGCCGGGCGAGCGGCGCCAGGGCCACGCGACCCGCCTCTTCGCCAATCTCGACCGGATCGCACGGGATCTGGGCCTGCTCGGTCTGCAATTAGACGTCGATTGGGTCTGGCAGCCCGCGGTGCGCTGCTATCTGCGCAACGGCTTCTCCGTGCGCCATTGGAAGCGCGACCTGCGGCTCGAACGCCGGTGCGCGGAGCCTGGCTACGAGGTGCGTTTCGCGGCGGACCGCGCGGAGTATCGTCGAGAGGGGGACGCGGCTCCCATCATCCTGGCCCGCCATGGTGGCGATTGGCTGGAATGGCAAACCCATCCGCAGCCAGACGTCGATCTGCTCCACCCCTCCGCGACCCTGGCGCTCTGGCTGGCGGTCGCCGGTTGGCCCCTGATCCGCGGTCCCGAGACTTGGGCCGAGCGCTCACGCTGGTGCGATGTCGGGATGCCCGAGGGACTGGCACAGCGGATCACCGTGCTCGAAGCCTACACCCGCCACTGCGGATTCCCCGTGCGCGCCCCGCGCATCCCAGGGCTGGTCTATCCGAATTGGGACAGCTTTCAGGTTCAAGACCCAACTCCGGCGGCCCGGTCCCAGACGTGA
- a CDS encoding NAD(P)/FAD-dependent oxidoreductase codes for MSVETIGVVGGGIGGLGAAWLLDRRYAVTLLERNEYVGGHTHTVDVGDARAPAPVDTGFMVFNRRNYPLLCGLFAHLGVATYPTDMSFAASLDGGRIEYAGSNVNTLFGQRRNLLNLGFLRMLTEIPRFNAAAKAFIDANPGATLTLGEFLARGRYSERFANHYLLPMAAAIWSCPTQDMRAFPFLSFARFFANHGLLDLANRPEWETVSGGSRTYVDKILSQFKGQCRTNAEARRVRRLDRGVEVETVAGERLTFDAVVLGCHADEALALIESPTEMERELLGCFAYRGNKVYLHTDTKLMPRCRRVWSSWNYLQQPGEDPTRPVTVTYWMNSLQALPAGRDIFVSLNPLEAPRAESVIAEFDYDHPMFDPNALAAQRRMGEIQGRDRLWFSGAWMGYGFHEDGLRAAVEVAAGLGVEPPWENSGAASA; via the coding sequence ATGTCAGTGGAAACCATTGGGGTGGTCGGTGGCGGGATTGGCGGGCTCGGGGCGGCCTGGCTGTTGGATCGACGTTATGCGGTGACGCTGCTGGAGCGCAACGAGTACGTGGGCGGACACACCCACACGGTGGATGTCGGCGACGCCCGCGCGCCGGCTCCGGTGGATACCGGATTCATGGTCTTCAACCGGCGCAATTATCCCTTGCTCTGCGGTCTGTTCGCGCATCTCGGGGTCGCGACCTATCCGACCGATATGTCCTTTGCGGCCAGTCTGGACGGCGGACGGATCGAGTATGCCGGGTCGAACGTCAATACGTTGTTCGGTCAGCGGCGCAATCTCCTGAACCTCGGCTTTCTGCGGATGCTCACCGAGATCCCGCGCTTCAATGCCGCCGCCAAGGCATTCATCGATGCCAACCCTGGCGCGACCCTGACCCTGGGCGAGTTTCTGGCGCGCGGACGCTACTCCGAGCGCTTCGCCAACCATTATCTGCTGCCGATGGCGGCGGCGATCTGGTCCTGCCCCACGCAGGATATGCGGGCCTTTCCCTTTCTGTCCTTCGCGCGTTTCTTCGCCAATCATGGCCTGCTGGATCTCGCGAATCGTCCGGAGTGGGAGACGGTGAGCGGCGGTAGCCGAACCTATGTGGACAAAATCCTTTCGCAATTCAAAGGTCAGTGTCGGACGAACGCCGAGGCGCGACGGGTACGACGGCTGGATCGGGGCGTGGAGGTGGAGACGGTCGCGGGCGAGCGGCTGACCTTCGACGCGGTGGTTCTGGGCTGTCATGCCGACGAAGCGCTGGCGCTGATCGAATCGCCGACCGAAATGGAGCGCGAGCTGCTGGGCTGCTTCGCGTATCGCGGCAACAAGGTTTATCTGCATACGGATACCAAACTCATGCCGCGCTGTCGGCGGGTCTGGTCCTCCTGGAATTATCTCCAGCAGCCGGGCGAGGATCCGACCCGTCCGGTGACGGTGACCTATTGGATGAACAGCCTTCAGGCGCTGCCGGCGGGGCGCGACATTTTTGTCAGCCTGAATCCGCTGGAGGCGCCGCGCGCGGAGAGCGTGATCGCCGAGTTCGACTACGATCATCCGATGTTCGATCCGAACGCGCTCGCGGCCCAGCGGCGGATGGGCGAGATTCAGGGGCGCGATCGTCTGTGGTTCAGCGGCGCCTGGATGGGCTATGGGTTTCACGAGGACGGTTTGCGCGCGGCGGTCGAGGTGGCGGCTGGTCTGGGGGTGGAGCCGCCCTGGGAGAACAGCGGAGCGGCCAGCGCATGA
- a CDS encoding pyridoxal phosphate-dependent decarboxylase family protein, with protein sequence MTKVTITLIHITTPSLPPMTFRSDLDIVATALDHQVARARARAVPVLAQRPLATLIDELRLDHFARQGGLEGAALHDFMGRYLKTIINLHQPGYLGHQVAAPHPGAALGALIDALTNNPMAIYEMGPGAAAIEYFVINWMLEKVGWTPAPLDLERLGAAGYGGGVLTHGGSLANLTALIAARSKVRPDAWREGNRDDLALLAPGNNHYSIERAVGILGLGTRNIYQVPTDARGVMDPDALPRILAQVHADGRTPLALVANACSTAVGVHDRLRPLGEFCRTEGIWFHVDGAHGASALLSPEYRHLLDGVELADSLTWDAHKMLRTSAVCAALLVRDHRALDSAFSQEASYLFHDKEQPGFDFLPRAVECTKSGLGLKFYLVLAALGERGLADYVERQYRLTADAYRRMSGIEDLDLPVAPESNILCFRLPGTDARQLELRRQLLVEGDFYVTSTQFQGQRYLRLVFMNPETTLDDVERLIARIRRFVRETHGAG encoded by the coding sequence ATGACCAAGGTTACCATCACGCTCATCCATATCACGACACCCTCTTTACCGCCCATGACCTTCCGCTCGGACCTGGACATCGTCGCCACCGCACTGGATCACCAGGTCGCCCGAGCGCGCGCCCGCGCCGTGCCCGTGCTGGCACAACGCCCTCTGGCGACCCTGATCGATGAACTGCGACTCGACCACTTCGCCCGCCAGGGCGGACTGGAGGGCGCGGCACTGCACGACTTCATGGGGCGTTATCTCAAGACCATCATCAATCTGCATCAGCCCGGCTACCTGGGGCATCAGGTCGCAGCCCCGCATCCAGGCGCCGCGCTCGGGGCGCTGATCGACGCCCTGACCAACAACCCCATGGCGATCTACGAGATGGGTCCGGGCGCTGCCGCCATCGAATACTTCGTCATCAACTGGATGCTGGAAAAGGTCGGTTGGACCCCGGCGCCGCTGGATCTGGAACGGTTGGGCGCGGCCGGTTACGGCGGCGGTGTGCTGACCCATGGCGGATCGCTGGCGAACCTGACGGCCCTGATCGCGGCCCGCTCGAAGGTGCGGCCCGATGCCTGGCGCGAGGGCAACCGCGATGATCTCGCCCTGCTGGCGCCGGGCAACAATCACTACAGTATCGAGCGTGCGGTCGGCATCCTCGGATTGGGGACGCGGAACATCTACCAAGTCCCCACCGATGCGCGCGGCGTCATGGATCCCGACGCGCTTCCCCGGATACTCGCCCAAGTGCACGCGGATGGCCGAACCCCACTGGCGCTGGTCGCCAATGCCTGTAGCACCGCCGTCGGCGTCCATGATCGGCTGCGACCGCTCGGTGAGTTCTGTCGGACCGAAGGCATCTGGTTCCATGTCGACGGCGCCCATGGGGCATCCGCGCTCCTCTCGCCCGAGTATCGACACCTGCTGGATGGCGTCGAGCTGGCCGACTCGCTGACCTGGGACGCCCACAAGATGCTGCGCACCTCCGCCGTCTGCGCCGCCCTGCTGGTGCGCGATCACCGCGCCCTCGACAGCGCCTTCAGCCAAGAGGCGAGCTATCTCTTCCACGACAAGGAACAGCCCGGCTTCGACTTCCTCCCGCGCGCGGTCGAATGCACCAAGAGCGGGTTGGGGCTCAAGTTCTATCTGGTGCTCGCCGCCCTGGGTGAACGAGGGCTGGCCGATTATGTCGAGCGGCAGTATCGACTGACCGCCGATGCCTATCGCCGGATGAGCGGCATCGAGGATCTGGATCTCCCCGTGGCCCCCGAATCGAACATCCTCTGCTTCCGGCTCCCCGGCACCGATGCGCGCCAACTGGAACTGCGCCGACAACTGCTCGTGGAGGGCGACTTCTATGTCACCTCGACCCAGTTCCAGGGCCAGCGCTATCTGCGCCTCGTCTTCATGAATCCGGAGACGACCCTGGACGATGTCGAGCGGCTGATCGCGCGCATCCGCCGATTCGTGCGCGAGACACACGGGGCGGGGTGA
- a CDS encoding DUF1365 domain-containing protein: protein MTQPAAQLLFGDVMHRRLFPVRYRFVYRVFSLLVDVERVGEAAAGSRWFSHNRFNLFSFYDVDHGPRTGEPLKPWLLDRLRQRGHHFDIGRVELQCFPRVLGHVFNPMSTWTCFNPAGEPVAVLCEVSNTFGESHGYLLHQDGAAMTWPIRDAHAKQFYVSPFIDMNADYHFRFSRHQGRHDIVIREYQDDALMLVAVQRGTEREFSDASLLRAAFAYPLLTLKVVILIHWHALRIWLGGGTYYPKPEPPREEIS, encoded by the coding sequence ATGACCCAACCCGCCGCGCAACTCCTATTCGGCGACGTCATGCACCGCCGACTCTTCCCGGTCCGCTATCGCTTCGTCTACCGCGTTTTCAGCCTGCTGGTCGATGTCGAGCGGGTTGGCGAGGCGGCGGCTGGCTCCCGCTGGTTCTCGCACAACCGTTTCAATCTCTTCTCCTTTTACGATGTCGATCACGGGCCGCGTACCGGCGAGCCGCTCAAGCCCTGGCTCCTGGACCGTCTGCGCCAGCGCGGCCACCACTTCGACATCGGGCGGGTCGAGCTTCAGTGTTTCCCTCGGGTACTCGGGCACGTCTTCAATCCGATGAGCACCTGGACCTGCTTCAATCCGGCGGGCGAGCCGGTCGCCGTGCTCTGCGAGGTCAGCAACACCTTCGGCGAGTCGCATGGCTATCTGCTGCACCAGGACGGCGCCGCCATGACCTGGCCGATTCGCGACGCCCACGCCAAGCAGTTTTATGTGTCCCCGTTCATCGACATGAACGCCGACTACCATTTTCGTTTTTCCCGCCATCAGGGCCGGCATGACATCGTCATCCGCGAGTATCAGGACGACGCGCTCATGCTGGTGGCCGTGCAACGCGGAACGGAGCGCGAATTTTCCGATGCGAGCCTGCTGCGGGCCGCGTTTGCCTATCCGTTGCTGACCCTCAAAGTCGTGATCCTGATTCACTGGCATGCCTTGAGGATCTGGCTCGGTGGCGGGACGTATTACCCGAAACCGGAACCACCGAGAGAGGAGATAAGCTGA
- a CDS encoding site-specific DNA-methyltransferase, which produces MRYSAVIQPECLARRPTRRGSSAHGDPEERMADPYDEYTKDELIRLLRERDRKPRFGLLWERNEIEHERAINDDFVALDLDAELSHGMAPFRDLVIEGDNFDALRLLRMTHAGKVKCIYIDPPYNTGNRDFIYNDRFVDREDSYRHSKWLEFMYRRLRLARELLAEDGVIFVSIDDNEMLHLGMLMDQLFGESNRVAVCIWQKAYAPKNSALHFSDDHEYLLVYAANRDLWRPNPMPRTAAQDKAYKNLDNDPRGLWKSSDLSARNPYSLGIYPITCPSGRVIDGPPSGNYWRVSERKLKELDADNRIWWGKDGNNVPAIKRFLSDVKQGVVPQTLWKYEEVGHTQDAKKELLDVLQFEDSASVFSTPKPLRLIERILRIATNPGDLVLDFFAGSGTTAQAVLKLNAEDNGDRRFILVSSTEATADAPDKNLCRDVCAERVRRVMRGYRNRKDEEVPALGGAFGYLRTRRLAASALLTIDHAPVWNALQLLHLGHLTPYRPDEPLQVAEGDAGLLLYLPKVSETAIAALRQCLEAAPRLATVYSWQAALLRQRIADERATFEQIPQCLATRFGLAGTA; this is translated from the coding sequence ATGCGCTATAGTGCCGTCATCCAGCCTGAATGCCTTGCGCGACGCCCGACCCGACGGGGATCGAGCGCGCATGGCGACCCCGAGGAACGCATGGCCGACCCCTACGACGAGTACACCAAGGACGAGTTGATTCGTCTGCTGCGCGAGCGCGACCGCAAGCCGAGATTCGGTCTGCTGTGGGAACGCAACGAGATCGAGCACGAGCGCGCGATCAACGACGATTTCGTGGCGCTCGACTTGGACGCCGAACTGTCGCATGGCATGGCACCCTTCCGCGATCTCGTCATCGAGGGCGACAACTTCGACGCCCTGCGCCTGCTGCGCATGACCCACGCCGGTAAGGTCAAGTGCATCTATATCGATCCACCCTATAACACCGGCAACCGCGATTTCATATACAACGATCGCTTCGTCGACCGCGAGGACAGCTATCGGCATTCCAAATGGCTGGAGTTCATGTATCGGCGGCTGCGGCTGGCGCGGGAACTCTTGGCCGAGGATGGGGTGATTTTCGTCTCGATCGACGATAACGAAATGCTGCATTTGGGCATGCTGATGGACCAGCTCTTTGGCGAAAGCAATCGGGTGGCGGTCTGTATCTGGCAGAAAGCCTATGCCCCCAAAAACAGCGCCTTGCATTTCTCGGACGATCACGAATATCTGCTGGTCTATGCGGCCAATCGGGATCTCTGGCGTCCGAATCCGATGCCACGCACCGCCGCACAGGACAAGGCTTACAAGAATCTCGATAACGACCCACGTGGTCTCTGGAAATCTTCTGACCTCTCGGCGCGCAATCCCTATAGTCTCGGCATCTACCCCATCACCTGCCCGTCGGGGCGAGTGATCGACGGCCCGCCTTCGGGTAATTATTGGCGCGTTTCCGAACGAAAACTCAAGGAATTGGACGCCGACAACCGCATCTGGTGGGGCAAGGATGGCAATAATGTCCCCGCGATCAAACGATTCCTCTCCGATGTGAAGCAGGGTGTCGTGCCACAGACCCTATGGAAATATGAGGAGGTCGGTCACACACAGGACGCCAAGAAGGAACTGCTGGACGTGTTGCAATTCGAGGATTCCGCCTCGGTCTTCTCGACGCCCAAACCCCTCCGCCTGATCGAGCGCATCCTACGCATCGCTACCAATCCCGGCGATTTGGTGCTGGATTTCTTCGCGGGATCGGGGACGACGGCCCAAGCCGTGCTCAAGCTCAACGCCGAGGATAACGGCGACCGGCGCTTCATCCTGGTGTCCAGCACCGAGGCCACGGCGGACGCGCCGGACAAGAATCTGTGCCGCGATGTCTGCGCCGAGCGGGTGCGGCGGGTGATGCGCGGCTATCGCAACCGCAAGGACGAGGAGGTGCCCGCTCTGGGCGGCGCCTTCGGCTATCTGCGTACCCGGCGCCTCGCCGCCAGCGCCCTGCTGACGATCGACCATGCGCCGGTCTGGAACGCGCTGCAATTGCTGCATCTCGGACACCTGACGCCCTATCGGCCGGATGAGCCGCTGCAAGTCGCCGAGGGCGACGCGGGCCTGCTGCTGTATCTGCCGAAGGTCTCGGAGACGGCCATCGCCGCCCTGCGCCAGTGTCTGGAGGCGGCGCCGCGTCTGGCGACGGTCTATTCCTGGCAGGCCGCCCTGCTGCGCCAGCGCATCGCGGACGAGCGGGCGACCTTCGAGCAGATCCCGCAGTGTCTGGCCACTCGGTTCGGTCTGGCGGGCACGGCATGA
- a CDS encoding SH3 domain-containing protein, translating to MQRHHPSSRLGRRQRSVTILGLLLSAAFFSAALMAEADGPDHFRVVKVAEGDVLNLRAEPTATGRKVGEIPPNASCLRNLGCRGGLTFKEFSTLNPEQRAERERQNPRWCKVEYRGVTGWVAGQFLAEGGCP from the coding sequence ATGCAAAGGCATCACCCATCTTCGCGCCTCGGGCGTCGCCAGAGATCCGTCACGATTCTGGGCCTGCTCCTGTCGGCGGCATTCTTCTCGGCCGCTCTGATGGCCGAGGCCGATGGGCCGGATCACTTCCGGGTGGTCAAGGTAGCCGAGGGTGACGTCCTGAACCTCCGCGCCGAACCGACCGCGACGGGCCGGAAGGTCGGCGAGATCCCGCCGAATGCCAGTTGCCTGCGCAATCTCGGCTGTCGTGGTGGTCTGACCTTCAAGGAATTCTCGACGCTCAACCCGGAGCAACGCGCCGAGCGCGAGCGCCAGAACCCACGTTGGTGCAAGGTGGAGTATCGGGGCGTGACCGGCTGGGTGGCCGGCCAGTTTCTCGCCGAGGGGGGCTGTCCATGA